The genomic window AAGTTTTAGCGATGGCGAACGATGTAAAATATGGTTTGTCCGCTACGGTATGGACCAATAATTTAAAGCGAAGTCTAATGTTCTCTGAGAAACTAGAAACAGGAATAGTCTGGGTAAATACTTGGATGCAACGCGATTTGCGCACTCCATTTGGAGGCGTAAAATCATCAGGTGTCGGTCGGGAAGGCGGATTTGAAGTCCTCCGTTTTTTCACCGAAACAAAAAATATATGTATCAATTACAAATAATAAAAAAGACAGATGAACTTAAACTTAGAACATAAAAACGCCCTTGTGTGTGGAAGTACGCAAGGCATTGGAAAAGCAGCTGCTTTCGCCTTGGCTTCTGAAGGGGTTACACTCACCTTGGTCGCTAGAAATGAAGCCAAACTGAAAGACGTTATTGCGTCACTTCCAAACGCAGATCAACACGATTATATCATTGCTGATTTTATGAATCCCTCAGATTTAAAATCCAAAGTTGAAAGCTATATTCAAAAAAATCATGGGTTCCATATTCTTGTCAACAATACAGGAGGCCCTAGAAGTGGTGCGATTATCGACGCCAGCTTGGAGGAGTTTGAGAATGCCTTTACACAACATCTGAAATGTAACCATGTACTCGCGCAACTCACGGTTCCTTTTATGAAAGAGGCGTCTTATGGACGTATTATAAATATCATTTCAACCTCGGTAAAAGAACCGATTGAAGGCTTGGGTGTGAGTAACACCATCCGAAATGCCGTTGGCAACTGGAGTAAAACACTGTCCTTTGAATTAGGACGTTTTGGAATTACGGTCAATAATGTATTGCCTGGATTTACAGAAACGGAGCGTTTGAATGAGATTATTAAAATTAAAGCCAATCAAGCGCAGACGAGTATCAAAGAAATGACCGCAATCATGAAAACTTATACGCCTGCAAAACGCTTTGCAAAACCAGAAGAAACGGCCAATGCAATTGTGTTTTTGGCGAGTGAAGCAGCGAGCTATATAAACGGCGTAAATATCCCAGTAGATGGTGGTCGCACAAAATCTTTGTAACTTGAAAAAATTAATCCTAATACAAAACCCATGAGCAAGCTAGTATCTCCCCTAAATATCAAAGCGTGGATTGAAGAAAACAGAGCATTATTAAAACCGCCTGTTGGAAACAAATGTGTGTGGAACGATGGCGAATATATTGTAATGGTTGTTGGTGGTCCCAATAATCGAAAAGATTATCATTATAATGAAACCCCTGAATTTTTCTATCAATTAGAAGGGGATATCATTTTAAAAATCATTGACAAGGGCGTTGCAAAAGATGTCCATATCAAAGAAGGTGATATATATTTATTACCCTCAAAAGTCCCCCATTCCCCACAACGGGGCGCAAACACGGTAGGGATCGTCATTGAGTATCCACGACCGGAAGGTGTGGAAGATGCTTTGGAATGGTATTGCGAAAATTGCAACCATCAACTGTTCAGAGCGCCTTTTGTGCTAGATAATATTGAAACCGATATGCCGATTATATTTGATCGCTATTATTCAAGTGAAGAAAAATGTACCTGCACCCAATGTGGCACTAAAATGGAGGCACCAAACAAAATTTAAAACAAACAGATGAAACGTAAACTTCGCATCAACGGACATTCCCATTTACTACCTTATCCAGAGGAAATTCCTCAATTCATGAAAGAAAAGGAGATTTTTTGGGTGGACGATGAGCGCAAGCATATGCTTCAAAAAGGTTGGAGTCGACCGGTGACGCATTCAAGTTTTTTCTTGGATGAAAAACTGGAGTGGATGGATCATAATAAAATTGACCATGCAGTGGTTTTAAATTTATCACAGCTCTATGGGAACGGATTGCGTTTGGAAGAAATGAAAAAAGCTTTGCGTTTTCAAAACGACTACAATGCCAAAATACAACTGGATAATGCCTCCAAATTCACTTGTGGATTTGTGGTGCATCCCGGATTTATTCAAGGGGCCTTATGGGAAATTGAACGCTGTGTCAAAGAATTAGGTTTAAGAGTGTTGTGTTTACCCACTCACTTTATGGACAGTATTGGGCAATGGCGAAGTGTGTTTGATAAGGAAAATGACCCGATTTTTGAATTGGCAAATGAATATAATTTAGCGATTGAAGTCCATCCTTATGATGGTGAAAAGATGATTAAGCTCGAAAACACTTCGTGGCGTTTTCATTTAATTTGGATGCTGGCACAATGTGGAGATGCGTATCATTTTTATACCTTAAACGGTATGCAAGAACGCTATCCTAACATCCGAACGTGTTTTGCACATGGAGGTCAAATGGCGCAAATGAACCTTGGAAGACGAATTCAAGGGTTTGACGGTCGCCCTGATTTATTTGAGGGTAAAACTCACCCCCGAAAAGCAGTTGGACACCCAAATATCTATTTTGACACCTTGGTTCATGACACCGATTCATTAGAACTAATGTTGAAACGTCAAGGGAGTAATCAAATTATTATGGGCTTGGACGATCCTTATCCGTTAGGAGAAATGGAAAGCGAAGCGCAGTCTTCTTATCCAGGAAAATTACTAGATCTTGCTATTGACCGGAAATTAATATCCGAAACGCAGTACGACGAAATTTGGGAAGACAATGTTTTAAGATGGTTGTTTGGGGAAGACAAAGTACAGGCTGAAAAATTGATTCAAAAAATACTTTCTTAAATGCATTTTATATCAGAAAAATTGGACGACTATGTTGTGAAACACTCCGAGGAAGAACCCGCACTTTTAGCAACACTCACTAGAGAAACGTATCAGAAAATTTTGCAACCCCGCATGTTGAGTGGGCATTATCAAGGACGGGTTTTGAGTGTATTATCCAAACTCATTCGACCCAAAACCATTTTGGAATTGGGAACCTTTACAGGCTATTCGGCCTTGTGTTTGGCAGAGGGCCTAGACAAAAATGGTATTTTACACACGATCGATATCAACGAAGAATTGGTGGATTTTCAACGCAGCTATTTTGATAAATCTGATTATGGATCTCAAATAATTCAACATTTAGGATCGGCATTGGACAT from Formosa sp. Hel1_33_131 includes these protein-coding regions:
- a CDS encoding SDR family oxidoreductase, which encodes MNLNLEHKNALVCGSTQGIGKAAAFALASEGVTLTLVARNEAKLKDVIASLPNADQHDYIIADFMNPSDLKSKVESYIQKNHGFHILVNNTGGPRSGAIIDASLEEFENAFTQHLKCNHVLAQLTVPFMKEASYGRIINIISTSVKEPIEGLGVSNTIRNAVGNWSKTLSFELGRFGITVNNVLPGFTETERLNEIIKIKANQAQTSIKEMTAIMKTYTPAKRFAKPEETANAIVFLASEAASYINGVNIPVDGGRTKSL
- a CDS encoding 3-hydroxyanthranilate 3,4-dioxygenase, whose protein sequence is MSKLVSPLNIKAWIEENRALLKPPVGNKCVWNDGEYIVMVVGGPNNRKDYHYNETPEFFYQLEGDIILKIIDKGVAKDVHIKEGDIYLLPSKVPHSPQRGANTVGIVIEYPRPEGVEDALEWYCENCNHQLFRAPFVLDNIETDMPIIFDRYYSSEEKCTCTQCGTKMEAPNKI
- a CDS encoding O-methyltransferase; the encoded protein is MHFISEKLDDYVVKHSEEEPALLATLTRETYQKILQPRMLSGHYQGRVLSVLSKLIRPKTILELGTFTGYSALCLAEGLDKNGILHTIDINEELVDFQRSYFDKSDYGSQIIQHLGSALDIIPTLDTTFDLVFMDADKPNYINYFHQIIDKLNSGGVILSDNVLWSGKVIETLDPSDVSTKIVLEYNALLKEDPRLETVLLPIRDGLTVSIKK
- a CDS encoding amidohydrolase family protein; this translates as MKRKLRINGHSHLLPYPEEIPQFMKEKEIFWVDDERKHMLQKGWSRPVTHSSFFLDEKLEWMDHNKIDHAVVLNLSQLYGNGLRLEEMKKALRFQNDYNAKIQLDNASKFTCGFVVHPGFIQGALWEIERCVKELGLRVLCLPTHFMDSIGQWRSVFDKENDPIFELANEYNLAIEVHPYDGEKMIKLENTSWRFHLIWMLAQCGDAYHFYTLNGMQERYPNIRTCFAHGGQMAQMNLGRRIQGFDGRPDLFEGKTHPRKAVGHPNIYFDTLVHDTDSLELMLKRQGSNQIIMGLDDPYPLGEMESEAQSSYPGKLLDLAIDRKLISETQYDEIWEDNVLRWLFGEDKVQAEKLIQKILS